The genomic segment CGTCGATCATGAACGTGACCTTGTCCGGCACGGCGGCCGGCAGGTTCGGCTCGACCTGCATGTTGCCGATTGTCGTCACGGCTGGACGGCCGAAGCGTAGCGCCGTCGTGATGACGTCAGTGATGATCTCGGCGGCGGCCGGCATCGGGTCGCGGCGGGTGTCCATCGGGCGTGCGCCGGCGTGGTCGGAGCGACCGGTCAGCTCGACGACGTAGTGGCGCAGGCCGGTAATCGCGGTGACGATGCCGACCGGCAGCCCCATCTGCTCCAGGATCGGCCCCTGCTCGATGTGCAGCTCGATGAAGGTGTCGATGTCGCTACGTTTGGCTTCCGGGATCTTCGCCGGGTCGAGGCCGACTTCACGCATGGCTTCCGCCATGGTCTCGCCGGTGAAAGCGATCGTGTTGTCCGGATCATTCGGCATGATCCGCCCCGTGATGGCACGTGAGCCCCAGAAGTTGGTCGAGGCGAAGCGGCTGGATTCCTCCTCGCAGAACGACAACACCTCCAGCGGACGCTTTGGCTGGCCGAACTGCTCGACCAACGTGCGCACGGCTGACAGGGCCGCGACGACGCCGAGCGCTCCATCGAAGCGTCCGCCTGGCGCTTGCGAGTCGATGTGCGAGCCGCTGACGACCGACGCGCCGCCCTCGCTGCCGTCGATGCGGCCCCAGACGTTGCCAACGCCGTCCATCCGCGTGTCGAGACCGACCTCGCGGCACCATTGCTGGACCTGCTCCTGGGCGGCAACCCACTCCGGCGAATAGACCAGCCGCTTGACGCCAGTCTCGCCATACGCGCCGAACTGCGCGAGCGTCGTCAGGTAGTGCTCGACCATTCCTGGATCGACTGTGATTGACTGCTCCATCATCTCCCCTTATCACTCGCGTCGTAGGCGCGCGCTGCGGCGGCGAACAGGATGCCACCGAGTAGCCAGAACGGGTCCCAGAACCAGAGGTGCCAGCGCAGCTCGCTGGCGCTCAATGAGGCCGCGCGGTCGATCACGCCGGCCGCCATCAGCCCATGCTGAATGAGCAGGGCGATGCTGTAGAGTAGCAGCCCGCCGCCGCCGATCCAGGCGAGTGCCCGCATCAGGCGGCGAGGTGCGCGGCGTCCCCACGGCGAGATCAGCGCCAGCGCAAAGGTGCCAGCGAGCACCTTCAGCAGGCCGGTCACCACGAGCAACGCGATCATACCGGGATCGCGGCGCAACGTCGGACCGCTGATCGTCTCGCCAATCGTGCCTGCGCCGATCGTCCCACCGGCAGCCCAGTAGAAGCTCATCGCGGCGAAGATCCACGCCCAGGCAGCGGCCGACTGTGCTGGCCAGCGATGTGGTGAGGACTGGTTCAGATGCGCACCCCTCCGATCCTGGTATCGATGAGTCTACGTGGCTCCGACGACGTTGACAGCGCGCCCGACTCCGGCGATGCTGCCGCAACGGCAGAATCGCACGAGTGAGGAGAGTGACATGGCGGATCAGCCAAACGTTCGCGACATCGAGAAGTATGTGCTGGGTGAGGTCTGGACCTCGGATGAGATCTACACGAACCTGCGCTATATCTGCGACGATCTCGGCTCGCGCTTCGGTGGCTCGGAGAGCGAGCATAAGGCCGGTGAGTTCCTGCTGGGCAAGATGAAGGAATATGGCCTGCAGAACGCGCACCTGGAGGAGTTCCCGGTCTACACCTGGGAGCGCGGGACCTGTGAGCTGACGATGCTGGAGCCAGTGGAGCGCTCATTCTCGGCGATCTCGATGCCGTTCACCGGCAGTGGCACCGTCGAGGGTGAGATGATCGACATCGGTGAAGGCGAGACAGCCGACTTCGAGCGGGCCGGCGAAGCGATCCGCGGCAAGATCGTGCTGACCGCTGCCGAGACGAACAGGCCGGGCGAGGTGACGCTGCACCGCACCGACAAGTTCCGCCTCGCGGTCGAGGCTGGCGCGATCGGCTGCATCTTCGTCAACAAGAACCCCGGCATGCTGCACATCACTGGCTCACTCTATGCGCAGAATCCAGAGGGCAAGGAGGACGCCGACCACGAGGCGGCCATTCAGGGCATCGGCATCAACCATGAATCCGGCAGCATGATCCGCCGATTGGCCGAGCGCGGCACGGTGCGGATGAAGATCCATACCCAGAACAGGACCTACCTGTCACGCTCCTACAATGTCGTCGGCGATATCCCCGGCCAGCACCCGGAGGAGATCGTGCTGATGGGCGGCCACTACGATGGCCATGATGTCGCCCAGGGCGCGGCGGACGACGGCGCGGGAACGCTCGTTGGACTGGAGGCCGGTCGGGTGCTTGCGCCGTTTGCCGGTCAGATGCGCCGGACGGTGCGCGTCATCTGCTTCGCGTATGAAGAGTTGGGCCTGGGTGGTAGCTGGGCGCACCACGAGCGCTACCTCGATGGCGACGAGAAGCTGATCATCGCGCTCAATCTCGACGGGGCCGGTCGCGAGGGCACGGATCAGATCACCGCTACCGGGGACGAGACGCTGGCCAACTGGTTCCGCGGACTCTCCGGCACGATGAAGCACAAGATGGAAGTGCGCAACCGGGTCGGCACGCACTCCGACCACTTTCCGTTCTTCCGCGCG from the Thermomicrobiales bacterium genome contains:
- a CDS encoding DUF3995 domain-containing protein; translation: MSFYWAAGGTIGAGTIGETISGPTLRRDPGMIALLVVTGLLKVLAGTFALALISPWGRRAPRRLMRALAWIGGGGLLLYSIALLIQHGLMAAGVIDRAASLSASELRWHLWFWDPFWLLGGILFAAAARAYDASDKGR
- a CDS encoding M28 family peptidase, with translation MADQPNVRDIEKYVLGEVWTSDEIYTNLRYICDDLGSRFGGSESEHKAGEFLLGKMKEYGLQNAHLEEFPVYTWERGTCELTMLEPVERSFSAISMPFTGSGTVEGEMIDIGEGETADFERAGEAIRGKIVLTAAETNRPGEVTLHRTDKFRLAVEAGAIGCIFVNKNPGMLHITGSLYAQNPEGKEDADHEAAIQGIGINHESGSMIRRLAERGTVRMKIHTQNRTYLSRSYNVVGDIPGQHPEEIVLMGGHYDGHDVAQGAADDGAGTLVGLEAGRVLAPFAGQMRRTVRVICFAYEELGLGGSWAHHERYLDGDEKLIIALNLDGAGREGTDQITATGDETLANWFRGLSGTMKHKMEVRNRVGTHSDHFPFFRAGFPSATLNTMGSTAGMIGRGYGHTEADTVDKVTLRGLQGGAASAARVAAYLATVEPFPVERRGTDAVIAELEKAGQGYHAHHWSIANRVK
- a CDS encoding Zn-dependent hydrolase, translated to MEQSITVDPGMVEHYLTTLAQFGAYGETGVKRLVYSPEWVAAQEQVQQWCREVGLDTRMDGVGNVWGRIDGSEGGASVVSGSHIDSQAPGGRFDGALGVVAALSAVRTLVEQFGQPKRPLEVLSFCEEESSRFASTNFWGSRAITGRIMPNDPDNTIAFTGETMAEAMREVGLDPAKIPEAKRSDIDTFIELHIEQGPILEQMGLPVGIVTAITGLRHYVVELTGRSDHAGARPMDTRRDPMPAAAEIITDVITTALRFGRPAVTTIGNMQVEPNLPAAVPDKVTFMIDARHPDPEVRKRLFAKHERTIEEVAARHDIDVSWRVVADHDPCISDPGVVAALEEAAQAQGIAYQLMHSGAGHDTQRMAKKAKVAMIFVPSQGGRSHTPAEFTSIEDMMPGINVLANALYRLAY